The genomic interval ACCTGCTCAGAATCAGCACTCATCTGTGAATCTGAAGATATTCAGAGAGTGTGTTAACATCTGAAAGGAACACTGAAGTTTGTGTCATTATCCCATCATCCACCAGCTCTCCTTTTatactattttttatttgtctgtacACAGTTGTTACAGTGAAAGATATCTGTGCTTGTGCACCTCGCTTAAATTGATATTATTCATCCTTGTCCAGTATAAGATCAGATTCCACAGAGCTAGATTATCtatcacaacaaacacaaagcccTGATCTAGCTCTGTTCCATTTTATCTATACTGAATTGGGCCAGACACCCACCAGACATAACAGGATTAAACCATGTTGAAATAAACTATGTTGACTTATAAAATGTATCATCACCTCAATTCAGTGTCATCTTAAGACAGCGGTTTGTTTCAAGCTTGGCGCTGAAAGCAACAGAGTTAGCAGTGAAGATGGTATTTCTACACAATGTGCATAATGAATAATTTAGAAAAGAGCCATGCCAGCTGTTCTGCAAAGCAGTGCATATGCACAGCAGAGCTTTGAGCTatatgctaacatcagcatacTAATGTGCAGACAAATGTGTCTTGTGTTTACCATCTTAGTGAAGTGTGTTAGTGCTAACATTGATTAGCAAACATAAAGTACAtacacagctgaggctgagtgTCACTGGGTGTCTGTTGACCCGATGATGAAGCTAAAACATTAAGGGATCACCAGTTTTATTACAGTGTATCCAGTAGGAACCATGACTACGTgttcatggtaatccatccaatagttgtcaagaaaaaatcaaaaaccaaaatgtcaactttatGGTGATctaaagaatttttttttaatcagattgATGTATCAACTGAGCTAAAATTCAGTTGCTGGAGTTAATTCCCTTCaagctgcattaattgattttaagGGCAGCAgaaaaggctgaaaacacattgtttttcacCAACTTACCATGGAAACATCTGGCTTAAGCTGCTCAATGCAATATCTTCATGAGCACTGTGCAGCAAGTCACCAGATCTGCTCGTTTGCACCCTGGTGCTGGGCAGGAAGTGTGGAGTGAGGTTATCGTAATTTGCTGAAAAATGATACCTGCTGTAGCTGGCAATGAGGTTGCTGAGAGCAGTTTACAGACTGGATAACCAAATCAGTGAGAGTTTTGTTGTAATTTGCTGTGCATTTGTCAATGTGAGCAACCCCTTACAATTACATATAGTCACTGCTAGCATAAAAATATTGACTAGTCTTGAACTCACAACATTTACCTGTAAAAGACCTACATCCTGTTTTCAAAACAAGTAGAATGGAAAatcctatttttattttatcaaccACAGACATACTGAGAAATGCTTATGTGAGTCCCAGAGCGCACTGACCTCCCTCTGGTGCCTCTGTCATTGTTTCCTTTTATTATATTTGTCTAacacccctctctccccctctcatcTTTTTTCTAGCTCTCTTTTAACAATATACCAGTAATGGAAAGGATAAATCAATGGaggttttcttttctgcctttcCCTAATTGGTTGACATAGCTGGTGATGTAATAACTGATGATGTAAGTCCTGGGCCGAGGTGAATGAGGGGACTGTTCTCCTTCGCCCGTCTCCGTGAGGTTGCTGCAGTGTCGGCCTGTTCACAAattgttgttgccatggtaatgaGAGTCTGAGAATGCCACTAGCAGGTcactgattcagtgtttttttggaGGGCGGGGCGGTGGGGTTGTTGAGCCTCAGGGCTAAGGTGGGgatgctgtttttaaagagagtgaaaaaacatgtttttaaattacactTGACTCAAACTGACACTTcgcacatttgtgtgtgtgcttgtgcatttAGTAGAGTTAGAGTGATGGGGAGTATGTCGGCACGCTGCAACAATCACTTCAAAGACTTTacatctcatctcctctcctctcctctcctctcctctctcctcccctcctcaggTGTTTTAGAACCTCCACTGACtgaccccacccccctccttcctccccacACTTTGACTCCACCTCCTCAGTGATGTCCTCTTCATCCCAGGCACATCCAGGGGTCAAGACCAGTGACCCCTCCACTGACCTCTGCAGGATCCCCACGTTCTCCAGTGTCACCAGGTAaagtgttttgggtttttttagCAGTTTTGCAGCTGTTGgtaaaataaaccacagtgtaTTATATCATTTTGTACACATGAAGATCATTTTACCACTGAGCTTATGAATACAGATGTACAGTATTGTCTGTGGATAAGATTGAACTTGAAACTTAAGCATTATAAGTTATATTGTCTTATTTCATTAAATGCAAAGATGttactcattcactcattcacagactcatgcagtaaaaatgtctctgcACAGTCTTAGTCACCACTGATGCGGTCTGATAAGCGATAACCTTGAAGTGTAGCACAAAACCAACACACAATGCTGCCGTGTGTGTCCTTATTCATGATGtaacattctgttttttctcccaTCAGAGTCCCTGCAGCCTCcagcctgcagacacagagaccGCTCCCCTTCCCCCATGAGAGGCTACCTCATCCCCAGCCCTCTGCCCACACGCAGAAACAGGACCTGCTCAGCgtgaggacacacacaacacacacacacacacacacacacacacacacacaccacacacaccacactgcactgcagaatCCCACAGGATGAAGTACCCCTTTCAGTCGATTGCTGTCATAGTAATCACAGGAATGATAAAGTGGAAGTATTGTTTATATGAAACTCTAGTGAAGACTGTTGCAAGACTTGTTCTCAGGcttaattttgttttgacaaCTTGGCACAGGCCAACACAGGACTGACCATTCAGTTACTGAATTTCATTGGTTAATGTCTCTGCACTTGAGCCAAACTGAAAGTTTTCCCTCATGACTACAAGTGTTGTCAGGGCAATTCATTAAAGTTAGAATTCAAATGGTAACTATAgaatagatttttgtgttttttatggctGGCGTTTTTTTCAGCAAAAGCCATTTAACtatacacattttcattgttaCTGGTGGAGTCTGCCTTTCCTGCGCAGCATTCAAACTGCACACATGGGACTCATGGGAAGCCATGCATGCATGTTTTGGATGTAACTGGAGAAGACAAAAGCTTGCATCCCTTCATTTCACATAATGTCCTTGACAAAACCTCTGTGTTTGTACCGCCTGCTTCTCTGTGACATCCCACAGAGATTCAGAAGCTTTTTTAGTCTCTTTTAGCTTGTTGCTTTGATTTTCTGGCCCACAATTCTGCTCTAATCAAAACTCACagtcagcagcaggcagctgttttcaggtgaaaaatctCTGATAAACCCCAGTTTGCATTAGCTGTCCCACACCAAACAGCAGGTGCGTTGAGTTAGTGACTGGCAGGTGAACATTTAGCAGTTTAAAGTCAGATGTTTCCTTCCGGAACTGGtggagacaaaaaacagagctaaaaggagggTGAATATCAGACTTACATTTGTCACTGGGCAGAAACATGTTGCAAATTTATTgctgatgttgctctgtgtctgctgaacgAGTACATTGGCAACTTTTTGCTGAATAGTTCAGTTAATACAGCCTGAAGAACCTTATTGTTCAAAATGTAAGAACATCACTTCCTTATGAATTTCAAAACTACTttacaaatcaaataaaactgtCTTGTATACTGTCTAATGACTGAAAGTATTTGGCAGGATCAGAAAtgtaacagaaaaagaaaaagaatatcTGGTAACCAATCAAAACGCCCCCTACTGGTGGATCAGAGTATGATACATTCATTGTTGAATTGATTCTTCATCTCTTACTTTTATCACCCTCCACTTCATCAACCCCTCTGtctatatctctctctctatacagGACGGCTCGTGCATCAGAGGGTCCGGTGTTTACTggtgtgtgtaaatatttttcCCGCTCCAAAGGCCATGGCTTCATCACGCCATCGGATGGGGGCAGTGACATCTTTGTCCACATCTcagagtaagtgtgtgtgtgtgtgtgtgtactgtgctGACTATAGGTTTGTGGACAGGCTGGCGTGTTAAAGTATcctgaggagtgtgtgttgaATGTAGGGTGGTTGAATGTATGGTGGTGTTGCCTTGAAATGTTATCCCTATGAAGACCAGAGGTCCCTCATAGAAATAAGTACAGTATTCTAAAAAATGATACTGTAGCATACTTTAATATGTTCTTTTGACTAATCAGGTTAACTGGAGATGATGAGGTGAATAGAAACAgttggtgtgagtgtgtgtgtgtacatgtttgtatttatgcTCACACACAGGGTGGTTCAGCAAAGCTGCTCTGTGGATGAAACTtgagcatgagtgtgtgttttttttctcattgccTCTGATGAGGTGTGTGAGGGGGCTGCTTTAATCACAGTTTTAATCACAGTCATCAAATTACAGCAAGGCTCTGTGTAGGAGTAGagagacccacacacacacacacacacacacacacacacacacacagcttccttTTGACGAGGAGTCATGGAGTGATGCAAACAGATTTTTCAtgtaagaaagagagaaacagacaattttattgtatcctgctttacagtgtgtgtgtgtgtgtgtgtgtgtgtgcgtgcgtgtgtgtgtgtgcgtgcgtgtgcgcgcgcatATGTGTACACTGCTTACGTCTATGTGTTTTATGCCTGTGGGTGATAACAAAAGCACCGCGGTGAAGGTCATCAGATATTCTGTTGTCCTCCTACAccactcctgtgtgtgtgtgtgtgtgtgtgtgtgtgtgacaaacacAACTGGACTTGCTGGGGAGCATTAAAGATAGTTCATCTTAAAGGGTTATAGTGTGTCAGCACTGATCCAGGGGAAAAAATGTTATTGTGTGAATTAACATGCATCCACACTGGTGTTTTCAGGTCATTTTTGTAAAGATGTCTTACTTCTAATTGTGATTTCTTTTATAGATGCTATGAGTTAACCAGACACTCCTGTCCATGTCAAAGTGCGTCCACTAAAGTcgttgtttttgccactgacaggctcagattgttattagtgtctgacaacattatggaaatGGATTCCTACACAGACTgaactttttattaaagatttAGATCTTTTTTATATAACCACAAATGTTgctgtatatcactaccagactccattgacaaaatgGCAGAACACGGGAGCTGTTAGAATACCACCACCTTGATTGGTTCATTTCTTAGTGTAttatgtgactttcagtggtagaCAAAGTGTTCTGATAATTTAGATAAGTAAAAGTACCCTATCAATCAATTCACACCCAAACGCATGGGGAAATAAAGGCCCTTTAATGATGCAGCGTGAACAGCAATGCTGATGTTAAAAATGAGTGACCACTGAAAGGGTTAGAGGCAACAAAAAGTTCTTAAAGGACAGGTTCCCATTTTTCATGTCTACGATAATAGATCACTCATGTCCCCACATGTACGTATGGAGTGACTGCTCgttgtaatcattcctcctcttcataCTGGCTATAGAGAAATCTCTTCTCAAAGTGATTCCAGTGCAAGGGATGAGGCACAAAATCCACAGAACTCACTCTAAACATCAGCTGAggctaatatgaggcttcagcacCCTGAattagaaaaatgaaatgaataccTTCCAAAGTTACAGCCCTCCCCTAGTTCCCCCATACTCTGCCTCCTTACTGAGGAAGAGTGGAGGGGTAGTAGCACAAAGGGGCAATTTTGTACTAAAAGGTTGTAATTTTGGATGATATCCACTTGATTTGTCTAACACACACTGCTTCAGCTGAACTAAAGTATTCCTTTTTATACTGAAGGAGGACTGTAGATTTTGTCCCCTATTACTGTCATTTGAACCACATTATGAAGAGACCTCCATATAGTCCATATGGAGAATGGGAATGGTTACAGTGATCAATAAGTCTTTCAGTATACATATGAGCATATGAGTTTAACTTTACTGTCACTCTGTCCCTGGCTGTGTCTGAGCAGGCTTATGTCACTGTTTTGCAAAAGCTCTTAATTTAATTACCTGTTATTTAACCTCTGAATCATATGTTTAAGTCACATGACCCTTGGGTGTGTGAAATGGACATTTTGCCAAAATAACCACCATCAAAACTGTTGTGCATGTAGATATTTGCACTTAAACAGCAAAAGCATGCTGACCTTTTGCCATACAAAGGTCAGTTTATGTCTGTCTATAGGGTGCAGCGTATGGATAACTTGTTTGGTATCATAGTTTGTAACCTCTGAATCAAtttccctccctttcctccaGCATTGAGGGCGAGTATGTGCCGGTAGAAGGCGACGAGATGAGCTACAAGATTTGCTCCATCCCTCCCAAACACGAGAAGGTCCAGGCGGTGGAGGTGACCATAACCCATCTCAAACCAGGAACCAAACACGAGACCTGGGCGGGACACGTCGTCAGCAGCTGAATGCTGAACCTCATGGGGGATGGGCGGGAGGCAGGGATAACAAGGCCAGAGGGTGGGAAGGGAGACACTGAAGAAATAGGGAGAGGATGATGATCGGGTGGGAAGAAGTGAGAGGGAAAAACCCAGTCCTCCTGGTATGACACTCTGAGACAGTTGAGTCAAATGGTgatgaataaagttttaaaCTGGGAGGAAAATCTCAACCAGCCCATAGTCATGCTGTGTGGGAGGATTACACTGCCCTTCCTGGGAAATGGGTAACTGCATCTTGGGAAAACAAACAGTTGGTTTGACCGGTATATGAATAGATTTATGATTACGGTGTAAGATGTGTTTATCGTAGAAAGGTTTCTAACATTACAGTAGGTTTCTTGCTTAGATCGTTAGACTGTGTTGAAATTTGACGTACATTGAAGTTTTAGTTAATTTGAGGAGAACATTATCTTCAGCTGCAATCATTCATTTTCTGGAAAAAACCTCTGGATACATTCAGTTCAGCTTTGCAGCGTTTGAGATTAACCTGCCGTGGTCACAACAGAACTAATGTTGCTGTATAAGCACTCCATGTTACAGCACCATGGGGTTATTATCCAGGTATACTGTGTGTGCCTACTTCTACCCAGAGAACTTACAGCTCTGTTTGTGCCTACTTATACCAATCTGTCATCTGTATTTGATCATGCGTGGGTGGCTATATAAGTGAATTAAAGCATTTTCAACTGGTGCATGTTTGTGGATTCTGCATTTCTTCTTCATTTATGTAACTTTTTTGGCATCTTTGGCAAACTGATTGGATTTagtgtgtttagtgtgtttaGTATGCATCACTGTGAAAAAGTGTCTCCTACAGTGACAAACTGGGCTGGTATGTGTAAAACTTGTGTGACATTATTATGGAAATATCAACAGCTTTGCTTCACTGAAATTCAGATCCAAATGTGGATTTGTCATGCCTACCACAGATAGACCTGCTGCCCTCTTCTGTCCACATCTGTCCACTACAGCTTGACAAACAGTTCAGAGGTCCTACTGAATTATCTGCTCACAATCATCAGTCTTTTTCAATATGGAGGATAATTTGACCTAGAATAAGAATTAAATTGAAGTGAGTCGAATATTAAGGAGAAATTGGAAATATATTATCAAGTTGTAGCAGTGAGGTAAATCCGGGCataattaaacagtaaaatgaaaaaggaagctgaaaaaggaaattaaatatttatatgacAAACTGATGGCAAATACCTcaagtggaaaataaaacaaagactaACCCCGATGCTGCTGTGAGCTGAGCAATCTACCCTTTAGCTGTTTTCATAATGCAGTTATATTTTCACCACAAGTTTTATCATACAATTGTCATGGTAAATTTATTCTACTTATAGTCACTGGTGTTCCCTTAGGCTAAGATCTAACCTGTTAACCATTAACTTTGTAACAGGTATTCATGTTTGCCTCTTCCCTTACAGTGACATTACAGGTGACAACAGATTAATTACTTGCATCATGTGGGATTCCTGACTACTGAGAAATATCCTCATGTACACTGTACAGTGTATATTACTGCATAGTAACATGACCATTAGTACAACTTTTGACACTTCTTGGAGAAAAACAATAATCAGTACAAATATTATTCCCACTGAGATTATTTTCTCCAACTGCAGCCACTAGAgaacaacaaatgtttttttctgacccATTGCTGGTTACCTTATTTTGAAATTACCTCACCGGAAGTTTCGAAATCCTGTCTGACTTGACTGTAGCCTGTGTAGTAGTTTATGCCCCACATCAGACACAGCTCGTCATAATTAAAATTATAACCAGTAGTCCTGTGGCTGTCAATTAAAATTTCTTAATTATGATGATTACATTAATGAAGAGCTGTAAATATTCAACACACTTTTTCTGATATGTATTAGCTACAAATATCAGTTAATATTGCAGTTCCTCACTGTGACCACTGGATGAGCGCGAACACTGGTGACTATTACCACACCAAGAAacgtttcaaaataaaacgttTGTGTCTACACAGTTTTTGTTTCGTTTTAATTATAGGCTCATAGGGTAGTCTGCTGATATTATACTGATTAATATATTGCGTTTGCACTGTGAAAAAAATGCTGTCAGTtgtgtcagctgtgtttctcATAATGTTTGTGAATGTATTTACACTGCTGCAGTAATGTCTAATTTTTGTTGGAGCATTTCTGAACAGTCATCTAAAATACTGACCTAAAATAAGGACCAAGATGTCTAAGTGGTAATTAAGCAATTTAGTATTGCTCCTTCTAAGAGCTGGGTGActtgcaaaacacacactgaaaaagatCAGTCACATTCAGTGCAGaagaaaatgtgcatattttttgCCCTTAAAGTGAGTCTAGCCAACAGTTCCCATAATACAGCTCTCTGGTCCTAATATAGCCTACATTATTCAAACTCACTGCCCACATTTGTAACATATGCTGTCTGTTGTAAAACTGTAGTCTCCACTCTAAAGCTGATAACccttgtgacatcacacaactTCTCTTGAAAAGTAAACTGACTTTTCTGGACAAAACTGGTGAAGTGTCCCTTTAATTGTTGCCTTACCTATTATTAGCATTTCCattgtctgtgactgtgtgctACACTACATGATAGTCCAGTGAAATGCATAGCTTGTAATAGTCGTAGCTGTGCTGGAGTTGTACACTGCTTTGAGCTGATTtatccagcagagggcgcctAATCTCCATGTTGTAACTGAAAGGCCACTGGCACTGAGTTGCCACCTCTGCCCTACACCTTGTAAAAGTCGGTCAACCACCAAAGCAGGTAAATAGTGAGTTCAAACAGAGAGTCACTGGATGCTTATTATATGGTCCAGCTGTCTGCTGGCTCACTGGTCAAATTCCATAATGACAGTAAATGAGAGccttcagtctgtcagtggatTAACCAGAGATACAGTGATTTCAATATGGAGCACTGAAGGGGGGAGCAGCACACCTGTAACTAATACACCTGATGGGAGAGAGGggtgagaaggaggaggaaagaatgGAAAAGGGTACAAGTagacagagacaggtgagagaaaATGGtgtgaaggagaagagagataAAGGTAGAAGAAAGGAGAAGATTAAGAGGGTATGacaggagaaaaggaaggagggagaagggTGAGGGAAAGGACGCAGAGGAGTAAGggtgaggaggacagagagagagggggggggggggagggagagagatggaggaaaacagatgatgagaggggggaggaggaggcggagagggaggagcagaggggaggCAGGCGCTCAGTCTGTTCACTCGCAGGaggaatcagcagcagcagcaggacaatgGGCTGTCTCCGCTACGGATCCTAACGGACGCCGGTGTGTTTCCGACAAACTGGAATATAAGGTATGACTGACGGGGGCGAAGCGGCTCCGAGTCTCAGATGGTCTCGGTCTTGACAATGTTAAACGGGTGTTTAAATCTGCCGTTTGTCTATGAAAGAGGAGAGGCTGCAGGAAGGAAGCGACGCAGCGCAGCAGACAGCCAGCAGGGCCTGCCAAACCAACCGTCTGCCTCTGGGTCCTAAACCGGCCGGTGACACGTTAGAGCACAGACGGCTTCAACTGTTCACTCTTATTGTCAGTATGTGCAGGATATTGACGACATGATaaatcacagcaggaaaaacacacccGGAGTCCTCGGTCCCCGTTCTCTCCTCTCCAGAAAGAACGTCACGCAGAACTCCCTTGTAAATCTGGCTGTTTTTAAATTCCCTTGCTTACCTGCAGACGTAAACAGCTCTAAAGATGTGAATGACTGCTGCCTTGGATTCAACGAGGTCGTCTAGTGAATTCGGCCCACGACTGATTCGTCAAACTCCGcttaattcaaattaaaatcagtcTTTCTGTGCACGTCGCCCCCCGcttaagtgtttttaaacagcAGGGTAATACAGGGACAACACGCGAAATCCAAATAATAGTTGACCTTTTAAGTATAGTAAACGCTGCTCTGTGTATTATTTACACGCCGAATTCGTGAGCGGTACAAAACAATTCACTGTAGCTGTTAAATATTATTGAGTGATGAATACATACTTGATAGGAAAGCGGCGCCACAAAAAAGACCGTTTTTGGATGGAAATTCGGAGCGAGGAGCATATGTCGGGTATGCCAACAAAGCCTCTCTctagccagcagcagcagcagcagcaggaggagcgcGCAGTGTGTCTGCCAGAATGAACCTTTGCACTAGGCCATGGCTGGGAGTCTCCTCTACAGATGCAGGGATTGTGGTGTGAATAGATGGACTCATTGTAGTTGCCATAATGTGCCTTCTGTTGGAAACAGCGTTGCGTGACGCACATAGACATGCAGTGATGCAGAGATGCTGTGCAGGCATGGATGACTTAAGGACTTCTTATTATTCATGTCTGAACGGGCAGCGTATTACCATGTCAGTGTGTCTACATCAGTGGCTGCAGTGTCTGACCACaataaatatgcacacacacacacacacacacacacacacacacacagcaacaacaaacacagatgtgacTGGTTGCACTGAACTCAAGTCCTCTGTGTTACAATATATGATGAGACAAGGTCATTTTTGCCATGCTAACCACCCAAACACTTCACACATGTCATTTAGAAAAACACAGGGtaggctgtttgtgtgtgctggagCCTGTATTTAGTGAAGGGAGGGGCTGCTCAGGGACCTCCCATCAATAGATTAGAAGTCAATAGTCATTTGCCTCCATAAGGTGAGGATGATTGGTGCTGGCAGACGAGCAGTGGCtgtgctgtgatgttttttattttagactGCACTGACCTgactgagagagtgtgtgtgtataacatCCGTAGGAGGAAGGTAGCTCTTCTCCTTATCTAGAAGCGATTGGCGAACACAATGCATAGAGGGATCTAGTTACAGAACAGATAAGTCAGTGTGGACAGAAGTGATTATAGAGAAGTGCAGTGACAGAGGCAGAtcagaggaactgaggcaaaTCAGAGGCAGGAATGTCGACGACCGGGAGCGTGACACACTGTATGGTATTCTTGAATGAACCGACTTGGGTTGTATTTGCCATTCACCAAATAATGGCACCAAGATGTACGAAAGCGTCTCCGTCTGCAAACAGGGGAACCAGAGCGCAGGCAGGAGTGAGAATCCAGTCTGAATGGCAGGAAGCAACCCCAAACCGCAAGGGATTAGGGGTAGCAGGAGACAGATGAAGTTGTTCTtggaaagacaaaatgaaatctgGGCTTATGCTCACACTGTatttagctgtgttttttttaaatagtagcaacaccaaaaaaataaaagagagagagagggagagatagacaGTCCATTATGTGAAGTTATGGAGacagattttgtttgtctggTTTGTGCATGTCAGGTTGTGTTTATCAGTTAGACAAAGAGCCACCAGCTTCATCTtaacaataacaggaaaaaGCCCAGGAGCTGTAttagttctgtgtgtgtgtgtgtgtgtgtgtgtgtgtgtgtgtgcatgcgtgtgtgtgtgtgtacgtgagtgtgtgttctaTAGGCATCCATAAGGTTAGTTGCCTTACATTGGATTTTCTCACTCAAGTTCacatgatcagtgtgtgtgagaatctACTATTTGGCAAGACAG from Lates calcarifer isolate ASB-BC8 unplaced genomic scaffold, TLL_Latcal_v3 _unitig_4338_quiver_1516, whole genome shotgun sequence carries:
- the LOC108898615 gene encoding calcium-regulated heat stable protein 1, producing the protein HPRHIQGSRPVTPPLTSAGSPRSPVSPESLQPPACRHRDRSPSPMRGYLIPSPLPTRRNRTCSATARASEGPVFTGVCKYFSRSKGHGFITPSDGGSDIFVHISDIEGEYVPVEGDEMSYKICSIPPKHEKVQAVEVTITHLKPGTKHETWAGHVVSS